From the Micromonospora echinospora genome, the window TGGGGCGATGGTTCGTGGCAGCGGCCAACTCGGGGTCGTTGGAGCGTTACCTGGATACCTTCGCGCACACCGTGGCGGTCATGCAGACCGGGCCCGCGCTGCGTCGGGTGGCCCGGGAGTGCGCGCTCGACCTGGCCGCCGACGGGGTGGTCTACGCCGAGGTGCGGTTCGCCCCCGAGCAGCACCTAGAGCAGAACCTGACCCTGGACGAGGCGGTCGACGCGGTGGTCACCGGGTTCCGGGAGGGCAGCGCCCTGGCCGCCGAGACGGGCAACCCGATCCGGGTCGGAACGCTGCTGACCGCGATGCGGCACGCCGCCCGGTCGCAGGAGATCGCCGAGTTGGCCGTCCGGCACCGGGACACCGGCGTGGTCGGCTTCGACATCGCCGGCGCCGAGGCCGGGTTCCCGCCCACCCGGCACCTGAACGCCTTCGAGTATCTCCAGCGGGAGAACTTCCACTTCACCATCCACGCCGGCGAGGCGTTCGGCCTGCCGTCGATCTGGCAGGCGATCCAGTGGTGCGGCGCGGACCGCCTCGGGCACGGGGTGCGGATCGTCGACGACATCACCCTGACCGACGACCGTCCGCAGCTCGGCCGGCTGGCCGCGTACGTCCGCGACAAGCGGATCCCGCTGGAACTCTGCCCCTCCTCGAACGTGCAGACCGGGGCGGCCGCGTCGATCGCCGACCACCCGATCGGGCTCCTGCGGGACCTGCGCTTCCGGGTCACGGTGAACACCGACAACCGGCTGATGAGCGGCACCTCCATGTCCCGCGAGATGGCCCTGCTGGTAGAGGCATTCGGCTACGGCTGGAAG encodes:
- a CDS encoding adenosine deaminase — protein: MPSYDTIVHAPKVLLHDHLDGGLRPETVVELAAEVGHVLPVTDPAALGRWFVAAANSGSLERYLDTFAHTVAVMQTGPALRRVARECALDLAADGVVYAEVRFAPEQHLEQNLTLDEAVDAVVTGFREGSALAAETGNPIRVGTLLTAMRHAARSQEIAELAVRHRDTGVVGFDIAGAEAGFPPTRHLNAFEYLQRENFHFTIHAGEAFGLPSIWQAIQWCGADRLGHGVRIVDDITLTDDRPQLGRLAAYVRDKRIPLELCPSSNVQTGAAASIADHPIGLLRDLRFRVTVNTDNRLMSGTSMSREMALLVEAFGYGWKELQWFTINAMKSAFIPFDERLRIIDEVIKPAYLALTATDEPSQ